One part of the Nymphaea colorata isolate Beijing-Zhang1983 chromosome 8, ASM883128v2, whole genome shotgun sequence genome encodes these proteins:
- the LOC116259022 gene encoding putative methylesterase 11, chloroplastic isoform X1 has translation MGNLSSCFSVREEEDDEDEERRRRRRKAHGRPAQSQEARLSSGSSSRWRKGKADETLAIASLLLQQHQGGQRSNGTLVLPFDRSSSLRYPPPAASGGKIVLPRCASSRPRSVADPLLQPQHLLNQGVKMDELETNKFVLVHGGGFGAWCWYKTIALLEEAAFKVTAIDLTGSGVDFFNSNNIMNLSQYVTPLTDFLEKLGDGEKVILVGHDFGGTCISYAMEAFPCKIAKAVFVSAAMLTNGQNTLDMFSEEVGHNDLMRQAQIFSYANGNDQPPTAIDLDKSLLRELLFNQSPSKDVALASVSMRPMPFAPILEKLCLTTEKYGSVRRFFIETPEDNAISLPLQQNMTKSNPPEQVFRLKGSDHSPFFSRPQALHKYLVEIAKIPPSPTGQ, from the exons ATGGGCAATCTGTCGAGTTGCTTCTCggtgagagaggaagaggacgaCGAGGACGAAgagaggaggaggcggaggaggaaggCGCACGGCCGTCCAGCGCAATCGCAGGAGGCGAGGCTCTCGTCCGGGTCGAGCTCCAGGTGGAGAAAGGGAAAGGCCGACGAGACGCTGGCGATCGCCTCCCTCCTTCTGCAGCAACACCAGGGCGGCCAACGGAGCAACGGCACCCTCGTCCTCCCCTTTGACCGATCGTCCTCGCTCCGGTACCCTCCGCCAGCCGCTTCCGGCGGCAAGATCGTGCTCCCGAGGTGCGCGAGCTCTCGCCCTAGGTCCGTCGCCGATCCCCTGCTCCAGCCTCAGCATCTCCTTAATCAG GGTGTCAAGATGGATGAATTAGAGACGAACAAATTTGTGCTTGTTCATGGGGGCGGTTTTGGTGCCTGGTGTTGGTATAAAACCATAGCTCTTCTTGAAGAAGCTGCATTCAAGGTCACTGCTATTGACCTAACTGGCTCAGGAGTAGATTTTTTTAACTCAAACAACATTATGAACCTTTCTCAGTATGTGACGCCACTTACTGATTTTCTTGAAAAGCTTGGAGATGGGGAGAAG GTGATTTTAGTAGGCCATGATTTTGGAGGCACTTGCATATCATACGCCATGGAGGCTTTTCCATGCAAGATTGCAAAGGCTGTTTTTGTTTCTGCAGCAATGTTGACAAATGGGCAAAACACCTTGGATATGTTCTCTGAAGAG GTAGGTCATAATGATCTGATGCGGCAGGCTCAGATATTCTCGTATGCAAATGGTAATGATCAGCCACCAACTGCTATTGATCTGGACAAGTCTTTGTTGAGGGAATTGTTGTTTAACCAGAGTCCTTCCAAG GATGTTGCACTGGCTTCAGTGTCAATGCGGCCGATGCCTTTTGCACCAATTTTAGAGAAGCTCTGTCTTACTACTGAGAAATATGGTTCAGTTAGGCGTTTCTTCATAGAGACCCCTGAAGACAACGCCATATCTCTCCCTTTGCAGCAGAACATGACCAAGTCAAACCCTCCAGAACAAGTTTTCCGGCTTAAGGGCAGTGATCACTCCCCATTCTTCTCAAGACCTCAAGCTCTGCATAAGTACTTGGTTGAGATTGCCAAGATTCCTCCATCACCTACAGGACAATGA
- the LOC116259022 gene encoding putative methylesterase 11, chloroplastic isoform X2, whose translation MGNLSSCFSVREEEDDEDEERRRRRRKAHGRPAQSQEARLSSGSSSRWRKGKADETLAIASLLLQQHQGGQRSNGTLVLPFDRSSSLRYPPPAASGGKIVLPRCASSRPRSVADPLLQPQHLLNQGVKMDELETNKFVLVHGGGFGAWCWYKTIALLEEAAFKVILVGHDFGGTCISYAMEAFPCKIAKAVFVSAAMLTNGQNTLDMFSEEVGHNDLMRQAQIFSYANGNDQPPTAIDLDKSLLRELLFNQSPSKDVALASVSMRPMPFAPILEKLCLTTEKYGSVRRFFIETPEDNAISLPLQQNMTKSNPPEQVFRLKGSDHSPFFSRPQALHKYLVEIAKIPPSPTGQ comes from the exons ATGGGCAATCTGTCGAGTTGCTTCTCggtgagagaggaagaggacgaCGAGGACGAAgagaggaggaggcggaggaggaaggCGCACGGCCGTCCAGCGCAATCGCAGGAGGCGAGGCTCTCGTCCGGGTCGAGCTCCAGGTGGAGAAAGGGAAAGGCCGACGAGACGCTGGCGATCGCCTCCCTCCTTCTGCAGCAACACCAGGGCGGCCAACGGAGCAACGGCACCCTCGTCCTCCCCTTTGACCGATCGTCCTCGCTCCGGTACCCTCCGCCAGCCGCTTCCGGCGGCAAGATCGTGCTCCCGAGGTGCGCGAGCTCTCGCCCTAGGTCCGTCGCCGATCCCCTGCTCCAGCCTCAGCATCTCCTTAATCAG GGTGTCAAGATGGATGAATTAGAGACGAACAAATTTGTGCTTGTTCATGGGGGCGGTTTTGGTGCCTGGTGTTGGTATAAAACCATAGCTCTTCTTGAAGAAGCTGCATTCAAG GTGATTTTAGTAGGCCATGATTTTGGAGGCACTTGCATATCATACGCCATGGAGGCTTTTCCATGCAAGATTGCAAAGGCTGTTTTTGTTTCTGCAGCAATGTTGACAAATGGGCAAAACACCTTGGATATGTTCTCTGAAGAG GTAGGTCATAATGATCTGATGCGGCAGGCTCAGATATTCTCGTATGCAAATGGTAATGATCAGCCACCAACTGCTATTGATCTGGACAAGTCTTTGTTGAGGGAATTGTTGTTTAACCAGAGTCCTTCCAAG GATGTTGCACTGGCTTCAGTGTCAATGCGGCCGATGCCTTTTGCACCAATTTTAGAGAAGCTCTGTCTTACTACTGAGAAATATGGTTCAGTTAGGCGTTTCTTCATAGAGACCCCTGAAGACAACGCCATATCTCTCCCTTTGCAGCAGAACATGACCAAGTCAAACCCTCCAGAACAAGTTTTCCGGCTTAAGGGCAGTGATCACTCCCCATTCTTCTCAAGACCTCAAGCTCTGCATAAGTACTTGGTTGAGATTGCCAAGATTCCTCCATCACCTACAGGACAATGA
- the LOC116259022 gene encoding putative methylesterase 11, chloroplastic isoform X3 — translation MGNLSSCFSVREEEDDEDEERRRRRRKAHGRPAQSQEARLSSGSSSRWRKGKADETLAIASLLLQQHQGGQRSNGTLVLPFDRSSSLRYPPPAASGGKIVLPRCASSRPRSVADPLLQPQHLLNQGVKMDELETNKFVLVHGGGFGAWCWYKTIALLEEAAFKVTAIDLTGSGVDFFNSNNIMNLSQYVTPLTDFLEKLGDGEKVGHNDLMRQAQIFSYANGNDQPPTAIDLDKSLLRELLFNQSPSKDVALASVSMRPMPFAPILEKLCLTTEKYGSVRRFFIETPEDNAISLPLQQNMTKSNPPEQVFRLKGSDHSPFFSRPQALHKYLVEIAKIPPSPTGQ, via the exons ATGGGCAATCTGTCGAGTTGCTTCTCggtgagagaggaagaggacgaCGAGGACGAAgagaggaggaggcggaggaggaaggCGCACGGCCGTCCAGCGCAATCGCAGGAGGCGAGGCTCTCGTCCGGGTCGAGCTCCAGGTGGAGAAAGGGAAAGGCCGACGAGACGCTGGCGATCGCCTCCCTCCTTCTGCAGCAACACCAGGGCGGCCAACGGAGCAACGGCACCCTCGTCCTCCCCTTTGACCGATCGTCCTCGCTCCGGTACCCTCCGCCAGCCGCTTCCGGCGGCAAGATCGTGCTCCCGAGGTGCGCGAGCTCTCGCCCTAGGTCCGTCGCCGATCCCCTGCTCCAGCCTCAGCATCTCCTTAATCAG GGTGTCAAGATGGATGAATTAGAGACGAACAAATTTGTGCTTGTTCATGGGGGCGGTTTTGGTGCCTGGTGTTGGTATAAAACCATAGCTCTTCTTGAAGAAGCTGCATTCAAGGTCACTGCTATTGACCTAACTGGCTCAGGAGTAGATTTTTTTAACTCAAACAACATTATGAACCTTTCTCAGTATGTGACGCCACTTACTGATTTTCTTGAAAAGCTTGGAGATGGGGAGAAG GTAGGTCATAATGATCTGATGCGGCAGGCTCAGATATTCTCGTATGCAAATGGTAATGATCAGCCACCAACTGCTATTGATCTGGACAAGTCTTTGTTGAGGGAATTGTTGTTTAACCAGAGTCCTTCCAAG GATGTTGCACTGGCTTCAGTGTCAATGCGGCCGATGCCTTTTGCACCAATTTTAGAGAAGCTCTGTCTTACTACTGAGAAATATGGTTCAGTTAGGCGTTTCTTCATAGAGACCCCTGAAGACAACGCCATATCTCTCCCTTTGCAGCAGAACATGACCAAGTCAAACCCTCCAGAACAAGTTTTCCGGCTTAAGGGCAGTGATCACTCCCCATTCTTCTCAAGACCTCAAGCTCTGCATAAGTACTTGGTTGAGATTGCCAAGATTCCTCCATCACCTACAGGACAATGA